A genome region from Scylla paramamosain isolate STU-SP2022 unplaced genomic scaffold, ASM3559412v1 Contig6, whole genome shotgun sequence includes the following:
- the LOC135096758 gene encoding uncharacterized protein LOC135096758, protein MASSSNAPATSEESVHQQQQYGEEKWTASPQKKRKGSPSTWRRNVEKKRRDSGQEYKTYKDITVQARRVGPPCQCPKKCYDLVGDESVKKIFEEYWKMASHNAQSSYLASRVTVKDVIRC, encoded by the coding sequence ATGGCTTCGTCTAGCAACGCTCCTGCTACTTCTGAAGAGTCTGTacaccagcaacagcagtatGGTGAGGAGAAATGGACTGCATCGCcccagaagaagaggaaaggttcaCCATCAACTTGGCGACGCAAcgtggagaagaagaggagagattcTGGGCAGGAGTACAAGACTTACAAGGACATTACAGTACAAGCTCGTCGTGTTGGCCCGCCTTGCCAGTGTCCCAAGAAGTGCTACGACCTGGTAGGAGACGAGTCTGTGAAGAAGATCTTCGAGGAGTATTGGAAGATGGCGAGTCACAACGCGCAGTCAAGTTACCTGGCAAGTCGCGTCACTGTCAAGGACGTCATCCGCTGCTAA